From the Lolium rigidum isolate FL_2022 chromosome 2, APGP_CSIRO_Lrig_0.1, whole genome shotgun sequence genome, one window contains:
- the LOC124692637 gene encoding 26S proteasome non-ATPase regulatory subunit 6-like translates to MTPVSVPFPFYLLFFPGRAKSSPSLAAEAKRGGEMDGGGGEDGKQQPHLVLAHKLFLLSQPDLDDLAKVGLRDDVLAAVKSDDMAALYESLGASGVLETDAALLAEMRGRIEEETRKFDEKIADAEENLGESEVREAHLAKSLYFIRVGEKEKALEQLKITEGKTVAVGQKMDLVFYALQIGLFHMDFDLISKSIDKAKILFEAGGDWERKQRPPQMFYLDSPPIPFADPP, encoded by the exons ATGACTCCAGTTTCCGTTCCGTTCCCCTTCTATCTCCTCTTCTTCCCTGGCAGAGCCAAGTCCTCCCCATCTCTTGCGGCAGAAGCAAAGCGAGGCGGCGagatggacggcggcggcggcgaggatgggAAGCAGCAGCCGCACCTGGTGCTAGCGCACAAGCTGTTCCTCCTCTCGCAGCCGGACCTGGACGACCTCGCCAAGGTCGGCCTCCGCGACGACGTCCTCGCCGCAGTAAAATCCGATG ACATGGCGGCGCTGTACGAGTCGCTGGGGGCCAGCGGCGTGCTGGAGACGGACGCGGCGCTGCTCGCGGAGATGCGCGGCAGGATCGAGGAGGAGACCCGGAAGTTCGACGAGAA GATCGCCGATGCTGAAGAGAACTTGGGTGAGAGTGAAGTGCGGGAAGCCCATCTAGCCAAATCCTTGTATTTCATCAGAGTTGGGGAGAAG GAAAAGGCACTGGAGCAGCTTAAaattactgagggaaaaactgtAGCTGTTGGGCAAAAGATGGACCTTGTTTTCTACGCTTTGCAGATTGGCCTCTTCCATATGGACTTTGATCTCATCTCAAAGTCCATCGACAAGGCCAAAAT CTTGTTTGAGGCGGGTGGTGACTGGGAGAGGAAGCAACGGCCGCCGCAGATGTTCTACCTCGATTCTCCCCCGATACCTTTTGCCGATCCGCCATAA
- the LOC124687736 gene encoding AAA-ATPase At3g28580-like: MATTVDKWVGVGTAMTVFTLLCSQMPDRIHDEVRHFITKWTPLVAAYFNPYVNLTISEQSDEQFRRNELFDDISAYLTDKCAHRARRLKAELGNDGVLPEVTLDDEVQVTDDSDGARIWWYATNKGPSYRSPSPVFSFFAADTEPRLFRAVFHKRHRQFVLNTYLPRALAKGHELIANMTRQRRLFTNHRQGNRSTWCHVPFEHPATFDKLAMDPVQKEEIIDDLEAFMDGKQYYSDVGKAWKRGYLLYGPPGTGKSTLISAMANMLKYDVYDLDLTSVKNNSELRKLFIETKGRSIIVIEDIDAIEVDLAGNRKVADKKSGSSSCCDHLPLDPNKDDGSKVTLSGLLSFVDGLWSASGGERVIVFTTNRVDMLDQALTRRGRMDMHIEMSYCRFGAFKVLANNYLRVRDHELFDEIKRLLEDTDTSPADVAHNLMPKSNKRKRDADMPPSEVAYYLNEDTDACLAGLVETLKKKAKRESTTAPTIEVVVPAQNGTSK, encoded by the coding sequence ATGGCAACCACGGTTGACAAGTGGGTTGGGGTTGGCACGGCCATGACCGTCTTCACCTTGCTGTGCTCCCAGATGCCGGACCGCATCCACGACGAGGTGAGGCACTTCATCACCAAGTGGACGCCGCTCGTCGCCGCCTACTTCAACCCCTACGTCAATCTCACCATCTCCGAGCAAAGCGACGAGCAGTTCCGCCGGAACGAGCTCTTCGACGACATCTCCGCCTACCTCACAGACAAGTGCGCTCACCGCGCCCGCAGGCTCAAGGCCGAGCTCGGTAACGACGGCGTGCTGCCGGAGGTCACCCTGGACGACGAAGTACAGGTCACGGACGACTCCGACGGCGCGCGCATCTGGTGGTACGCTACCAACAAGGGTCCCAGCTACCGGAGCCCGAGCCCCGTCTTCAGCTTCTTCGCCGCCGACACGGAGCCCCGGCTCTTCCGGGCAGTGTTCCACAAGCGCCACCGCCAGTTCGTGCTCAACACCTACCTGCCACGAGCACTGGCCAAGGGCCACGAGCTCATCGCCAACATGACCAGGCAGAGACGGCTGTTCACGAACCACCGGCAGGGAAACAGGAGCACCTGGTGCCACGTGCCGTTCGAGCACCCGGCGACCTTCGACAAGCTCGCCATGGACCCTGTCCAGAAGGAGGAGATCATCGACGACCTCGAGGCCTTCATGGACGGCAAGCAATACTACTCAGACGTGGGCAAGGCGTGGAAGCGTGGGTACCTGCTTTATGGCCCGCCGGGCACGGGCAAGTCAACGCTGATCTCGGCCATGGCCAACATGCTCAAGTACGACGTCTACGACCTCGACCTCACGTCCGTCAAGAACAACTCCGAGCTCCGGAAGCTCTTCATCGAGACCAAAGGCAGGTCCATCATCGTCATCGAGGATATCGATGCCATCGAGGTTGACCTCGCCGGAAACCGCAAGGTCGCCGACAAGAAGTccggcagcagcagctgctgcgaCCACCTCCCGCTGGACCCCAACAAAGACGACGGAAGCAAGGTAACGCTCTCCGGCCTACTAAGCTTTGTGGACGGGCTGTGGTCCGCGAGTGGCGGCGAGCGGGTCATTGTCTTCACCACCAACCGCGTCGACATGCTCGACCAGGCGCTGACACGCCGGGGGAGGATGGACATGCACATCGAGATGTCCTACTGCCGGTTCGGTGCCTTCAAGGTACTCGCCAACAATTACCTCAGAGTAAGAGATCACGAGCTGTTCGACGAGATCAAGCGGCTGCTCGAGGATACCGACACGTCACCCGCTGACGTGGCACATAACCTCATGCCCAAGAGCAATAAGAGGAAGAGGGACGCCGATATGCCGCCATCTGAAGTGGCATATTACCTCAACGAGGACACTGACGCTTGCTTGGCAGGTTTAGTTGAGACCCTGAAGAAGAAGGCCAAGAGGGAATCAACTACGGCTCCTACCATTGAAGTTGTTGTACCTGCCCAGAACGGAACTTCGAAATAA